Proteins from one Juglans microcarpa x Juglans regia isolate MS1-56 chromosome 6S, Jm3101_v1.0, whole genome shotgun sequence genomic window:
- the LOC121236873 gene encoding uncharacterized protein LOC121236873 isoform X1: MEGHGDRGSSTPPSSLSAFAQPFNPQPSSNWVANSCQQPCRPSQDGSLSSDSSFSLVGSFHDLNLEGDSVLVDAPRDAYKYCGHQSEMGITDFPSDNPPGFDFDFVGQSIYSSCHPSLALQENSMSAVPYDSEFDAMSLTESSVPGYTQNLLGFDYVCQRADGSCNAEQDKKRDNQGSLVWKAGSKASGNFQKQALQKKVNVTAPQKKVIVTAPQQALHAAKGLNPCDETSDNINKCGNLTVMILGGDNQMKSGGAEQETAESFPKPNSTVTPFEFSTSSDTCSAATLQNIPQGQWSYPMPAFSGSSCDSVSLSLKKKSLPALSFESPSTSTIVSVLNPVFSVNADLPGINVLNNNVNSSGCNSEELSGLNGCNPISLKKPHVLLNTKGKEVYLDKSLIENGDERKGDKLISDDGLKPLCTVKSELQRHGIKPGVSIEISKTLDENDSDVDSPCWKGTLACWQSPFGVSECVSSQCLEKKLKASNILNPLAPHFFPSNAKGSIDYYHESECGISDFSSFDKGESSVVYFGNAGSTNVGSNPSGLSCGIGTECSIDINESKKEYSLVNNSRSSSFLNSSHIFQPSLVEDCCASNGRLVIGENAEDSLNGIKDVVHSGSTRVPVLAKEHDLGPSSSSGVGLLNDLNETHQSVSKSLSAPLKIDVRTVINTVRNLSELLVQNCSNGLYSLNEHEHDIIQLIIDKLHVLSTNRAGQGAPMPEPTQTGTPYSPCKATEHCKSSSMQFRVAWAKTMSVPDEPENQNYHDGQKSCYTAFTEKGLNCFSSYSDVGVEKSNEIIQVISKGLTENHQIVEDMHPQALVYRNLWLEAEAALCGLKYRTCALSMKSNGMDGYESIKRRC; the protein is encoded by the exons ATGGAGGGTCACGGAGATAGAGGGTCTTCGACACCACCGTCCAGTTTGTCAGCTTTTGCTCAGCCCTTCAATCCCCAACCCTCTTCGAATTGGGTGGCAAACTCATGCCAGCAGCCTTGTAGACCTTCACAAGACGGTTCTCTGAGTTCCGACTCTTCTTTTTCCTTGGTCGGTTCCTTTCATGATCTCAATCTGGAAGGAGACTCGGTATTGGTGGATGCGCCTCGGGATGCCTATAAATATTGTGGCCATCAGTCTGAAATGGGTATCACGGATTTCCCATCTGATAATCCCCctggttttgattttgattttgttgggcAATCTATTTATTCTTCATGTCACCCATCGTTAGCATTGCAAGAAAACAGTATGTCTGCTGTGCCTTATGACTCGGAGTTTGATGCAATGTCATTAACCGAGTCCTCGGTGCCTGGCTACACCCAGAACTTGTTGGGTTTTGATTATGTTTGCCAAAGGGCTGATGGCTCATGTAATGCGGAACAGGACAAGAAGAGGGATAATCAAGGGAGTCTCGTCTGGAAGGCAGGTTCAAAGGCCAGCGGGAACTTTCAAAAACAAG CCCTgcaaaaaaaagtaaatgtgACAGCCCCacaaaaaaaagttattgtGACAGCCCCGCAACAAGCATTGCATGCTGCTAAAGGGCTGAATCCTTGTGATGAAACTTCTGATAATATCAACAAGTGTGGAAACTTAACCGTTATGATCCTAGGAGGAGATAATCAGATGAAATCTGGAGGCGCGGAACAGGAAACTGCTGAATCTTTTCCAAAGCCAAATTCTACAGTCACCCCTTTTGAGTTCTCAACATCATCAGATACGTGCTCTGCTGCAACTCTCCAAAACATTCCTCAAGGTCAGTGGTCATATCCAATGCCAGCATTTAGTGGGAGCAGTTGTGATAGTGTTTCTCTTtcactgaaaaaaaaatcattgccaGCTCTATCATTTGAATCACCAAGCACTAGCACAATTGTTTCAGTCCTTAATCCTGTTTTTTCAGTGAATGCGGATTTACCAGGCATTAATGTCCTCAACAACAATGTTAATTCGTCTGGTTGTAATTCAGAAGAATTATCTGGGCTGAATGGTTGTAATCCAATCAGCCTAAAAAAGCCGCATGTCCTGCTGAATACCAAAGGCAAAGAGGTCTACCTAGataaaagcttgattgaaaatGGTGATGAAAGAAAAGGTGATAAGCTTATCTCTGATGATGGTTTGAAACCCTTATGCACGGTAAAATCTGAGCTGCAACGTCATGGGATAAAACCCGGTGTTTCCATTGAAATTTCTAAGACGCTGGATGAGAATGACTCTGACGTGGATTCACCCTGCTGGAAAGGTACCCTGGCTTGTTGGCAATCTCCATTTGGAGTTTCTGAATGTGTGAGTTCACAATGTCTTGAAAAGAAGCTAAAAGCAAGTAACATTTTGAATCCTCTGGCGCCTCATTTTTTCCCCAGTAATGCTAAAGGAAGTATAGACTACTACCATGAAAGTGAATGTGGTATTAGTGATTTCTCATCTTTTGACAAGGGTGAATCCTCAGTTGTGTATTTTGGAAATGCGGGTTCTACCAACGTGGGATCAAATCCTTCTGGATTGAGCTGTGGAATTGGTACTGAATGTTCTATTGACATCAATGAATCAAAAAAGGAATATTCTCTGGTCAACAACTCGAGAAGTAGCTCTTTTCTGAATTCTTCTCACATATTTCAACCATCTCTGGTGGAAGATTGCTGCGCATCTAACGGGAGGCTTGTCATTGGGGAAAATGCTGAAGACTCTTTAAATGGTATCAAGGATGTTGTGCATAGTGGTTCAACAAGGGTGCCTGTCCTTGCAAAGGAGCATGACCTAGgtccttcatcttcttctggCGTTGGTCTTCTTAATGACCTTAATGAAACACATCAGAGTGTATCTAAGTCTTTATCTGCACCTCTTAAAATAGATGTCCGGACAGTGATCAATACAGTGCGTAATCTGTCAGAGTTGCTTGTACAAAACTGTTCAAATGGTTTATATTCATTGAATGAGCATGAGCATGACATAATCCAACTTATAATCGATAAGCTTCATGTGCTTTCCACAAATAGGGCTGGGCAAGGGGCTCCAATGCCTGAACCAACTCAAACAGGCACCCCATACTCTCCTTGTAAGGCTACAGAACACTGCAAG TCCTCCAGTATGCAATTTAGAGTAGCATGGGCAAAGACTATGTCTGTTCCAGATGAGCCTGAAAATCAGAATTACCACGATGGGCAAAAGAGTTGTTATACTGCCTTCACTGAGAAAGGGCTGAATTGTTTTTCTTCATACAGTGATGTTGGTGTTGAGAAGAGCAATGAAATCATCCAG GTTATTTCAAAGGGTCTGACAGAAAACCATCAGATTGTGGAAGATATGCATCCACAAGCTTTAGTGTATAGGAATTTATGGCTTGAGGCTGAAGCAGCATTATGTGGCCTGAAATATAGAACTTGTGCCTTGAGCATGAAATCTAATGGGATGGATGGATATGAATCAATCAAAAGGAG GTGTTAG
- the LOC121236873 gene encoding uncharacterized protein LOC121236873 isoform X4: MISIWKETRYWWMRLGMPINIVAISLKWDKKRDNQGSLVWKAGSKASGNFQKQALQKKVNVTAPQKKVIVTAPQQALHAAKGLNPCDETSDNINKCGNLTVMILGGDNQMKSGGAEQETAESFPKPNSTVTPFEFSTSSDTCSAATLQNIPQGQWSYPMPAFSGSSCDSVSLSLKKKSLPALSFESPSTSTIVSVLNPVFSVNADLPGINVLNNNVNSSGCNSEELSGLNGCNPISLKKPHVLLNTKGKEVYLDKSLIENGDERKGDKLISDDGLKPLCTVKSELQRHGIKPGVSIEISKTLDENDSDVDSPCWKGTLACWQSPFGVSECVSSQCLEKKLKASNILNPLAPHFFPSNAKGSIDYYHESECGISDFSSFDKGESSVVYFGNAGSTNVGSNPSGLSCGIGTECSIDINESKKEYSLVNNSRSSSFLNSSHIFQPSLVEDCCASNGRLVIGENAEDSLNGIKDVVHSGSTRVPVLAKEHDLGPSSSSGVGLLNDLNETHQSVSKSLSAPLKIDVRTVINTVRNLSELLVQNCSNGLYSLNEHEHDIIQLIIDKLHVLSTNRAGQGAPMPEPTQTGTPYSPCKATEHCKSSSMQFRVAWAKTMSVPDEPENQNYHDGQKSCYTAFTEKGLNCFSSYSDVGVEKSNEIIQVISKGLTENHQIVEDMHPQALVYRNLWLEAEAALCGLKYRTCALSMKSNGMDGYESIKRRC, encoded by the exons ATGATCTCAATCTGGAAGGAGACTCGGTATTGGTGGATGCGCCTCGGGATGCCTATAAATATTGTGGCCATCAGTCTGAAATGG GACAAGAAGAGGGATAATCAAGGGAGTCTCGTCTGGAAGGCAGGTTCAAAGGCCAGCGGGAACTTTCAAAAACAAG CCCTgcaaaaaaaagtaaatgtgACAGCCCCacaaaaaaaagttattgtGACAGCCCCGCAACAAGCATTGCATGCTGCTAAAGGGCTGAATCCTTGTGATGAAACTTCTGATAATATCAACAAGTGTGGAAACTTAACCGTTATGATCCTAGGAGGAGATAATCAGATGAAATCTGGAGGCGCGGAACAGGAAACTGCTGAATCTTTTCCAAAGCCAAATTCTACAGTCACCCCTTTTGAGTTCTCAACATCATCAGATACGTGCTCTGCTGCAACTCTCCAAAACATTCCTCAAGGTCAGTGGTCATATCCAATGCCAGCATTTAGTGGGAGCAGTTGTGATAGTGTTTCTCTTtcactgaaaaaaaaatcattgccaGCTCTATCATTTGAATCACCAAGCACTAGCACAATTGTTTCAGTCCTTAATCCTGTTTTTTCAGTGAATGCGGATTTACCAGGCATTAATGTCCTCAACAACAATGTTAATTCGTCTGGTTGTAATTCAGAAGAATTATCTGGGCTGAATGGTTGTAATCCAATCAGCCTAAAAAAGCCGCATGTCCTGCTGAATACCAAAGGCAAAGAGGTCTACCTAGataaaagcttgattgaaaatGGTGATGAAAGAAAAGGTGATAAGCTTATCTCTGATGATGGTTTGAAACCCTTATGCACGGTAAAATCTGAGCTGCAACGTCATGGGATAAAACCCGGTGTTTCCATTGAAATTTCTAAGACGCTGGATGAGAATGACTCTGACGTGGATTCACCCTGCTGGAAAGGTACCCTGGCTTGTTGGCAATCTCCATTTGGAGTTTCTGAATGTGTGAGTTCACAATGTCTTGAAAAGAAGCTAAAAGCAAGTAACATTTTGAATCCTCTGGCGCCTCATTTTTTCCCCAGTAATGCTAAAGGAAGTATAGACTACTACCATGAAAGTGAATGTGGTATTAGTGATTTCTCATCTTTTGACAAGGGTGAATCCTCAGTTGTGTATTTTGGAAATGCGGGTTCTACCAACGTGGGATCAAATCCTTCTGGATTGAGCTGTGGAATTGGTACTGAATGTTCTATTGACATCAATGAATCAAAAAAGGAATATTCTCTGGTCAACAACTCGAGAAGTAGCTCTTTTCTGAATTCTTCTCACATATTTCAACCATCTCTGGTGGAAGATTGCTGCGCATCTAACGGGAGGCTTGTCATTGGGGAAAATGCTGAAGACTCTTTAAATGGTATCAAGGATGTTGTGCATAGTGGTTCAACAAGGGTGCCTGTCCTTGCAAAGGAGCATGACCTAGgtccttcatcttcttctggCGTTGGTCTTCTTAATGACCTTAATGAAACACATCAGAGTGTATCTAAGTCTTTATCTGCACCTCTTAAAATAGATGTCCGGACAGTGATCAATACAGTGCGTAATCTGTCAGAGTTGCTTGTACAAAACTGTTCAAATGGTTTATATTCATTGAATGAGCATGAGCATGACATAATCCAACTTATAATCGATAAGCTTCATGTGCTTTCCACAAATAGGGCTGGGCAAGGGGCTCCAATGCCTGAACCAACTCAAACAGGCACCCCATACTCTCCTTGTAAGGCTACAGAACACTGCAAG TCCTCCAGTATGCAATTTAGAGTAGCATGGGCAAAGACTATGTCTGTTCCAGATGAGCCTGAAAATCAGAATTACCACGATGGGCAAAAGAGTTGTTATACTGCCTTCACTGAGAAAGGGCTGAATTGTTTTTCTTCATACAGTGATGTTGGTGTTGAGAAGAGCAATGAAATCATCCAG GTTATTTCAAAGGGTCTGACAGAAAACCATCAGATTGTGGAAGATATGCATCCACAAGCTTTAGTGTATAGGAATTTATGGCTTGAGGCTGAAGCAGCATTATGTGGCCTGAAATATAGAACTTGTGCCTTGAGCATGAAATCTAATGGGATGGATGGATATGAATCAATCAAAAGGAG GTGTTAG
- the LOC121236873 gene encoding uncharacterized protein LOC121236873 isoform X2, with the protein MEGHGDRGSSTPPSSLSAFAQPFNPQPSSNWVANSCQQPCRPSQDGSLSSDSSFSLVGSFHDLNLEGDSVLVDAPRDAYKYCGHQSEMGITDFPSDNPPGFDFDFVGQSIYSSCHPSLALQENSMSAVPYDSEFDAMSLTESSVPGYTQNLLGFDYVCQRADGSCNAEQDKKRDNQGSLVWKAGSKASGNFQKQALQKKVNVTAPQKKVIVTAPQQALHAAKGLNPCDETSDNINKCGNLTVMILGGDNQMKSGGAEQETAESFPKPNSTVTPFEFSTSSDTCSAATLQNIPQVNADLPGINVLNNNVNSSGCNSEELSGLNGCNPISLKKPHVLLNTKGKEVYLDKSLIENGDERKGDKLISDDGLKPLCTVKSELQRHGIKPGVSIEISKTLDENDSDVDSPCWKGTLACWQSPFGVSECVSSQCLEKKLKASNILNPLAPHFFPSNAKGSIDYYHESECGISDFSSFDKGESSVVYFGNAGSTNVGSNPSGLSCGIGTECSIDINESKKEYSLVNNSRSSSFLNSSHIFQPSLVEDCCASNGRLVIGENAEDSLNGIKDVVHSGSTRVPVLAKEHDLGPSSSSGVGLLNDLNETHQSVSKSLSAPLKIDVRTVINTVRNLSELLVQNCSNGLYSLNEHEHDIIQLIIDKLHVLSTNRAGQGAPMPEPTQTGTPYSPCKATEHCKSSSMQFRVAWAKTMSVPDEPENQNYHDGQKSCYTAFTEKGLNCFSSYSDVGVEKSNEIIQVISKGLTENHQIVEDMHPQALVYRNLWLEAEAALCGLKYRTCALSMKSNGMDGYESIKRRC; encoded by the exons ATGGAGGGTCACGGAGATAGAGGGTCTTCGACACCACCGTCCAGTTTGTCAGCTTTTGCTCAGCCCTTCAATCCCCAACCCTCTTCGAATTGGGTGGCAAACTCATGCCAGCAGCCTTGTAGACCTTCACAAGACGGTTCTCTGAGTTCCGACTCTTCTTTTTCCTTGGTCGGTTCCTTTCATGATCTCAATCTGGAAGGAGACTCGGTATTGGTGGATGCGCCTCGGGATGCCTATAAATATTGTGGCCATCAGTCTGAAATGGGTATCACGGATTTCCCATCTGATAATCCCCctggttttgattttgattttgttgggcAATCTATTTATTCTTCATGTCACCCATCGTTAGCATTGCAAGAAAACAGTATGTCTGCTGTGCCTTATGACTCGGAGTTTGATGCAATGTCATTAACCGAGTCCTCGGTGCCTGGCTACACCCAGAACTTGTTGGGTTTTGATTATGTTTGCCAAAGGGCTGATGGCTCATGTAATGCGGAACAGGACAAGAAGAGGGATAATCAAGGGAGTCTCGTCTGGAAGGCAGGTTCAAAGGCCAGCGGGAACTTTCAAAAACAAG CCCTgcaaaaaaaagtaaatgtgACAGCCCCacaaaaaaaagttattgtGACAGCCCCGCAACAAGCATTGCATGCTGCTAAAGGGCTGAATCCTTGTGATGAAACTTCTGATAATATCAACAAGTGTGGAAACTTAACCGTTATGATCCTAGGAGGAGATAATCAGATGAAATCTGGAGGCGCGGAACAGGAAACTGCTGAATCTTTTCCAAAGCCAAATTCTACAGTCACCCCTTTTGAGTTCTCAACATCATCAGATACGTGCTCTGCTGCAACTCTCCAAAACATTCCTCAAG TGAATGCGGATTTACCAGGCATTAATGTCCTCAACAACAATGTTAATTCGTCTGGTTGTAATTCAGAAGAATTATCTGGGCTGAATGGTTGTAATCCAATCAGCCTAAAAAAGCCGCATGTCCTGCTGAATACCAAAGGCAAAGAGGTCTACCTAGataaaagcttgattgaaaatGGTGATGAAAGAAAAGGTGATAAGCTTATCTCTGATGATGGTTTGAAACCCTTATGCACGGTAAAATCTGAGCTGCAACGTCATGGGATAAAACCCGGTGTTTCCATTGAAATTTCTAAGACGCTGGATGAGAATGACTCTGACGTGGATTCACCCTGCTGGAAAGGTACCCTGGCTTGTTGGCAATCTCCATTTGGAGTTTCTGAATGTGTGAGTTCACAATGTCTTGAAAAGAAGCTAAAAGCAAGTAACATTTTGAATCCTCTGGCGCCTCATTTTTTCCCCAGTAATGCTAAAGGAAGTATAGACTACTACCATGAAAGTGAATGTGGTATTAGTGATTTCTCATCTTTTGACAAGGGTGAATCCTCAGTTGTGTATTTTGGAAATGCGGGTTCTACCAACGTGGGATCAAATCCTTCTGGATTGAGCTGTGGAATTGGTACTGAATGTTCTATTGACATCAATGAATCAAAAAAGGAATATTCTCTGGTCAACAACTCGAGAAGTAGCTCTTTTCTGAATTCTTCTCACATATTTCAACCATCTCTGGTGGAAGATTGCTGCGCATCTAACGGGAGGCTTGTCATTGGGGAAAATGCTGAAGACTCTTTAAATGGTATCAAGGATGTTGTGCATAGTGGTTCAACAAGGGTGCCTGTCCTTGCAAAGGAGCATGACCTAGgtccttcatcttcttctggCGTTGGTCTTCTTAATGACCTTAATGAAACACATCAGAGTGTATCTAAGTCTTTATCTGCACCTCTTAAAATAGATGTCCGGACAGTGATCAATACAGTGCGTAATCTGTCAGAGTTGCTTGTACAAAACTGTTCAAATGGTTTATATTCATTGAATGAGCATGAGCATGACATAATCCAACTTATAATCGATAAGCTTCATGTGCTTTCCACAAATAGGGCTGGGCAAGGGGCTCCAATGCCTGAACCAACTCAAACAGGCACCCCATACTCTCCTTGTAAGGCTACAGAACACTGCAAG TCCTCCAGTATGCAATTTAGAGTAGCATGGGCAAAGACTATGTCTGTTCCAGATGAGCCTGAAAATCAGAATTACCACGATGGGCAAAAGAGTTGTTATACTGCCTTCACTGAGAAAGGGCTGAATTGTTTTTCTTCATACAGTGATGTTGGTGTTGAGAAGAGCAATGAAATCATCCAG GTTATTTCAAAGGGTCTGACAGAAAACCATCAGATTGTGGAAGATATGCATCCACAAGCTTTAGTGTATAGGAATTTATGGCTTGAGGCTGAAGCAGCATTATGTGGCCTGAAATATAGAACTTGTGCCTTGAGCATGAAATCTAATGGGATGGATGGATATGAATCAATCAAAAGGAG GTGTTAG
- the LOC121236873 gene encoding uncharacterized protein LOC121236873 isoform X3 has protein sequence MEGHGDRGSSTPPSSLSAFAQPFNPQPSSNWVANSCQQPCRPSQDGSLSSDSSFSLVGSFHDLNLEGDSVLVDAPRDAYKYCGHQSEMGITDFPSDNPPGFDFDFVGQSIYSSCHPSLALQENSMSAVPYDSEFDAMSLTESSVPGYTQNLLGFDYVCQRADGSCNAEQDKKRDNQGSLVWKAGSKASGNFQKQALQKKVNVTAPQKKVIVTAPQQALHAAKGLNPCDETSDNINKCGNLTVMILGGDNQMKSGGAEQETAESFPKPNSTVTPFEFSTSSDTCSAATLQNIPQGQWSYPMPAFSGSSCDSVSLSLKKKSLPALSFESPSTSTIVSVLNPVFSVNADLPGINVLNNNVNSSGCNSEELSGLNGCNPISLKKPHVLLNTKGKEVYLDKSLIENGDERKGDKLISDDGLKPLCTVKSELQRHGIKPGVSIEISKTLDENDSDVDSPCWKGTLACWQSPFGVSECVSSQCLEKKLKASNILNPLAPHFFPSNAKGSIDYYHESECGISDFSSFDKGESSVVYFGNAGSTNVGSNPSGLSCGIGTECSIDINESKKEYSLVNNSRSSSFLNSSHIFQPSLVEDCCASNGRLVIGENAEDSLNGIKDVVHSGSTRVPVLAKEHDLGPSSSSGVGLLNDLNETHQSVSKSLSAPLKIDVRTVINTVRNLSELLVQNCSNGLYSLNEHEHDIIQLIIDKLHVLSTNRAGQGAPMPEPTQTGTPYSPCKATEHCKYAI, from the exons ATGGAGGGTCACGGAGATAGAGGGTCTTCGACACCACCGTCCAGTTTGTCAGCTTTTGCTCAGCCCTTCAATCCCCAACCCTCTTCGAATTGGGTGGCAAACTCATGCCAGCAGCCTTGTAGACCTTCACAAGACGGTTCTCTGAGTTCCGACTCTTCTTTTTCCTTGGTCGGTTCCTTTCATGATCTCAATCTGGAAGGAGACTCGGTATTGGTGGATGCGCCTCGGGATGCCTATAAATATTGTGGCCATCAGTCTGAAATGGGTATCACGGATTTCCCATCTGATAATCCCCctggttttgattttgattttgttgggcAATCTATTTATTCTTCATGTCACCCATCGTTAGCATTGCAAGAAAACAGTATGTCTGCTGTGCCTTATGACTCGGAGTTTGATGCAATGTCATTAACCGAGTCCTCGGTGCCTGGCTACACCCAGAACTTGTTGGGTTTTGATTATGTTTGCCAAAGGGCTGATGGCTCATGTAATGCGGAACAGGACAAGAAGAGGGATAATCAAGGGAGTCTCGTCTGGAAGGCAGGTTCAAAGGCCAGCGGGAACTTTCAAAAACAAG CCCTgcaaaaaaaagtaaatgtgACAGCCCCacaaaaaaaagttattgtGACAGCCCCGCAACAAGCATTGCATGCTGCTAAAGGGCTGAATCCTTGTGATGAAACTTCTGATAATATCAACAAGTGTGGAAACTTAACCGTTATGATCCTAGGAGGAGATAATCAGATGAAATCTGGAGGCGCGGAACAGGAAACTGCTGAATCTTTTCCAAAGCCAAATTCTACAGTCACCCCTTTTGAGTTCTCAACATCATCAGATACGTGCTCTGCTGCAACTCTCCAAAACATTCCTCAAGGTCAGTGGTCATATCCAATGCCAGCATTTAGTGGGAGCAGTTGTGATAGTGTTTCTCTTtcactgaaaaaaaaatcattgccaGCTCTATCATTTGAATCACCAAGCACTAGCACAATTGTTTCAGTCCTTAATCCTGTTTTTTCAGTGAATGCGGATTTACCAGGCATTAATGTCCTCAACAACAATGTTAATTCGTCTGGTTGTAATTCAGAAGAATTATCTGGGCTGAATGGTTGTAATCCAATCAGCCTAAAAAAGCCGCATGTCCTGCTGAATACCAAAGGCAAAGAGGTCTACCTAGataaaagcttgattgaaaatGGTGATGAAAGAAAAGGTGATAAGCTTATCTCTGATGATGGTTTGAAACCCTTATGCACGGTAAAATCTGAGCTGCAACGTCATGGGATAAAACCCGGTGTTTCCATTGAAATTTCTAAGACGCTGGATGAGAATGACTCTGACGTGGATTCACCCTGCTGGAAAGGTACCCTGGCTTGTTGGCAATCTCCATTTGGAGTTTCTGAATGTGTGAGTTCACAATGTCTTGAAAAGAAGCTAAAAGCAAGTAACATTTTGAATCCTCTGGCGCCTCATTTTTTCCCCAGTAATGCTAAAGGAAGTATAGACTACTACCATGAAAGTGAATGTGGTATTAGTGATTTCTCATCTTTTGACAAGGGTGAATCCTCAGTTGTGTATTTTGGAAATGCGGGTTCTACCAACGTGGGATCAAATCCTTCTGGATTGAGCTGTGGAATTGGTACTGAATGTTCTATTGACATCAATGAATCAAAAAAGGAATATTCTCTGGTCAACAACTCGAGAAGTAGCTCTTTTCTGAATTCTTCTCACATATTTCAACCATCTCTGGTGGAAGATTGCTGCGCATCTAACGGGAGGCTTGTCATTGGGGAAAATGCTGAAGACTCTTTAAATGGTATCAAGGATGTTGTGCATAGTGGTTCAACAAGGGTGCCTGTCCTTGCAAAGGAGCATGACCTAGgtccttcatcttcttctggCGTTGGTCTTCTTAATGACCTTAATGAAACACATCAGAGTGTATCTAAGTCTTTATCTGCACCTCTTAAAATAGATGTCCGGACAGTGATCAATACAGTGCGTAATCTGTCAGAGTTGCTTGTACAAAACTGTTCAAATGGTTTATATTCATTGAATGAGCATGAGCATGACATAATCCAACTTATAATCGATAAGCTTCATGTGCTTTCCACAAATAGGGCTGGGCAAGGGGCTCCAATGCCTGAACCAACTCAAACAGGCACCCCATACTCTCCTTGTAAGGCTACAGAACACTGCAAG TATGCAATTTAG